The genomic region GCTTCCGCGCCGTGGCGGTGCATCGCTTCGGCGTGTGGCGGATGGGGATCAAGCCGAAGCTGCTGCGCGTGCCGTTCACGCTGATCTACCGCTGGCTTTTCCGGCGATGTCGCAACGTCTACGGTATCGAGCTGCCCTATACGGTCGCGCTTGGGCGCGGCGTGATCGTCGAACATCAGGGTGGTATCGTCGTCCACGGGGGATGCCGGATCGGCGACAATTGCATCATCCGCCAGAATTGCACTCTGGGCATCCGGCGGATGGATGATCTCACCGGCGCTCCCGTGCTGGAGGACGGCGTGGAACTGGGCGCGGGCGCCGTGGTCATCGGCCGCGTCACCCTGGGCCGAGGTGCCCGGGTCGGCGCCAATGCGGTGGTGCTGGACGACGTGCCGCCGGGCGCGACCGTGTGGGGAATCCCCGCAGGGCCGGGCGGCGTTCGTCGTGAACGATGCACCGATAGCCCCAAAGAGTGATGGAATCGGGACAGATAGCGCATGTTGCGACGCAAAAAGAAATCGACAGTCGTGGCGGGCGGGAGCATCACGGTCCGCGCCCGGGGAGCAAGGCGGTGAAACTGGTGCGTAAGATCGTCATCGTCACGCCGAACATCTCCGAACAGATGGGCGGCGAGGCGATCAAGGCCTATCAATTCCTTCGGCACCTGCATCTGTCGGGTGCGGACGTGACCGTCATCACCCATCGGCGCAGCGCGCCGGTGCTGGAGAATGATTTCCCCGACGTGGACGTGCGCATCGTCGAGGATTCGCTCGATCAGGTCGCGGTGTGGAACAGTGTCGCATTGCGGCCGATTATCGCCAGCTTCTTCTTCTTCTACGCACGGCGCGTGGTGAAGGAGATACTGGCCCGCCACCCGGACGCGGTGTTCCATTATCTCTGCCCGGTCTCGCCGATCCTGCCGCGCTTTCCGGTGAAGGCGGCGACCAATGTGCTCGGCCCGCTCACCGGCAACATCTACTATCCGCCGGCCTTCCGCGACGCGGAGCCGGCGAAGGACAAGTTCCGCCGCAGCTTCCATTATCTCGCGCAGCGCCTGTCGCGCGCGCTGGTCGGCGACAAGAAGGTGTTCTGGCGCGTGCTGGTCTCGGGCGGGGAGCGCACGCGCCGCTCGCTGTCCTGGGCCGGTTGCGCGGACGACGCGATGCAGGACGTGATCGATTCGGGCATCTCCGACGAATTCGATGCGCATCCGCTGATCCGCCACGAGGGCGTCAACACCCGTTTCATGACCAGCGGCCGACTCGTGCCGCACAAGGGCGTGCAATTGACGATCGAGGCGCTGCAACACGTGACGAAGCCGATCGTGTTCGACGTCTATGGCGACGGTTATTACGGGCCGGAACTGAAGGCGCTGGCCGAGCGGCTGGGCGTGGCGGACAAGGTGCGCTTCCTCGGCTGGATGGAGAGCCACGACGCGCTGATCGCGCGGATGGCGGACTATCGCGGCTATATGGTGCCCAGCCTCGCCGAGGCGAACGGCATCGTCGTGCAGGAGGCGATGATGGCCGGGCTGCCGGCGGTGT from Sphingomonas sp. CL5.1 harbors:
- a CDS encoding serine O-acetyltransferase; this translates as MSGLWRRIADDWRAHGRDWTKPGFRAVAVHRFGVWRMGIKPKLLRVPFTLIYRWLFRRCRNVYGIELPYTVALGRGVIVEHQGGIVVHGGCRIGDNCIIRQNCTLGIRRMDDLTGAPVLEDGVELGAGAVVIGRVTLGRGARVGANAVVLDDVPPGATVWGIPAGPGGVRRERCTDSPKE
- a CDS encoding glycosyltransferase family 4 protein, which produces MKLVRKIVIVTPNISEQMGGEAIKAYQFLRHLHLSGADVTVITHRRSAPVLENDFPDVDVRIVEDSLDQVAVWNSVALRPIIASFFFFYARRVVKEILARHPDAVFHYLCPVSPILPRFPVKAATNVLGPLTGNIYYPPAFRDAEPAKDKFRRSFHYLAQRLSRALVGDKKVFWRVLVSGGERTRRSLSWAGCADDAMQDVIDSGISDEFDAHPLIRHEGVNTRFMTSGRLVPHKGVQLTIEALQHVTKPIVFDVYGDGYYGPELKALAERLGVADKVRFLGWMESHDALIARMADYRGYMVPSLAEANGIVVQEAMMAGLPAVCLKWGGPAMLANDQEAVLIEPRSRDYVVRELAAAMDALAGDPVRANAIAANARRVAERRFTWDDVVREWQRAYDLLGASAPVERIAREARA